In one Microtus ochrogaster isolate Prairie Vole_2 chromosome 6 unlocalized genomic scaffold, MicOch1.0 chr6_random_2, whole genome shotgun sequence genomic region, the following are encoded:
- the LOC101999636 gene encoding 60S ribosomal protein L37a-like produces MAKRTKKVGIVGKYGTRYGASLRKMVKKIEISQHAKYTCSFCGKTKMKRQAVGIWHCGSYMKRVAGGAWTSNTTSAVTVKSAIRRLKELKEQ; encoded by the coding sequence ATGGCTAAACGCACCAAGAAGGTCGGGATCGTCGGGAAATATGGGACCCGCTATGGTGCCTCCCTCCGGAAAATggtgaaaaaaattgaaatcagcCAGCATGCCAAGTACACGTGCTCCTTCTGTGGCAAGACCAAGATGAAGAGACAAGCCGTCGGCATCTGGCACTGTGGTTCCTACATGAAAAGAGTGGCTGGCGGGGCCTGGACCTCCAACACGACTTCTGCAGTCACAGTGAAGTCTGCCATCAGAAGACTGAAGGAACTGAAAGAGCAGTAA